aacattaaactagaataaaaaaaattacacaatcaaaggttatattttttttcaatccgCTCCTTTTGTGCCAACGCCATTTTCAAAGCTTTTCCCGTTAAGTGGTCATGCGGTTTCGAGTAGAACTCAAAGTCGTGAGCCCATTGTCTATCCCGTATAATCTCTGTAACTTCGCGGTTCTCCTCCAAACGTTTATTACCGAGTTCGTGTATGTCTTGAAGTCGCTTGTTTATCTCCGAAAATGCGTTACTCATATCCATTCCCATAGACATCAACGACGACTCGGGTTTTTTCACCCGGCTTTTTCTTCCAGGCGGTCTTGGTAGCTCCTCCACCGGCTCGTCATCCGGAATATCCTCGTTCAAGTCGGTGTTTCGAGCGTCGGAGGTTGGCGTTTTGGGTTCACCCGACTCGTTTGTTTTGGACCTCTTTGATGGCCGTGTATTTCCCGAACGACCACTCGGAGTAGATACGGTGGCCCATTTGGGGCTATGGCGAAGGATTTGCCAACACCTCATGTACGGGAAATGGCCATTAGCCTCCGTATACTCGACCAATGCCGCTTGCGTAATGTCTTCATCGTTACTTCCACTTTTCCATCCGGAAAACAAGCGTTGGTAcacggtttgaaagtttgtgcatTTCTTGTTTATATCGGTCCACTTCCCCGATATAGAGTCCGGTAGGCGGTATTCGTCTCCTCTACCCATGAGATCGAAAAAAAGTTCTCGTATTCGGTTCCAAAAAACGGttttactttgattgtttgctacaaaaaaaaaaaacaaaatataatgttagtctaaaattttaaaaaataaaaacagaaaataaataaaaaacagaaaataaataaaaaacagaaaataaatttaaaacagaaaataaatttaaaacagaaaataaaaaaaacagaaaataaattaaaaaacagaaaataaatttaaaaatagaaaacgaaaaaaaaacaaagaaaaaaaacataCATATAACCGGGTCCTCCGAAACATCGATGAAAGCGCGGGTTAACGCATACTCCTCTTCGGGCTCCCACGTTATCACATTTTTTTTTACTCGGGTGGTGGTTTCCACTTTCTTTTTATGTGGCCGTTttgcttttccttttcctttttgcgTCTCCGGTTGTGTATCCGGTAcctcgggttgcgtctccggaaCAACATCGGGTTCGTGTAGTGGGGAGCCGAAAGCTTGAGCCGAACCAAACGCTTGAGACGACCCCATCCCATCTGTGTTTTGATTCAGGTTCCACCCGTAGAGATTAGGGTCCCATGATAGCGGTTGGTTCAAAAGATTCATGAACCCGGGACTTTGTTGATTGTAATCGAGAAAACCGGAGCCGAAAGGGCTGGGTCTAGTGGGAACCGGCGACACGGGGCGAGTAGGATTACCACTTTGGTTTGGGTCCGCACTTGATCGGAGAGGAATGAAGCCACGGTTGAATGGATGCATTGTATAAAATATCaagatttgtaaaaaaaaatggaAGAGATGAGAGTGTTTGAGTGTGTGTGGTAAAAAAAATAGGAGAGGAGGTAATGATTTAAAGGAAagtttgaaaagaaaattgattttttttttactaaaatgaCCGTTTACAACAGTCAAAAAAATCAAATCCACCATTAAAACGCCGTTATAAACATCGCGCTTTCAACTTTTTTTTGGGCATAGCGCCCCGCGTATTGGTGTTCGCGGCGCCATAGCGGCGCTATGGGGGGTTATACCGCCCCACTACGTATGCtcttatgctcagcctaaaaataaataaaaatatttaaaaatcccaaaatattattatatatcagtgggtataaagtttgatataaaaaaaattgggtttagataggctatatgctaattatgctaattaattactaagaaagcttctaattacgctaatgagcataactcttaatctagatctcaaactgatgtcaaatttggggtataagtttataaatcagtaactaaactaagatgtctactcttttacattttcaaaaaatcacattttaatgTCATTGgacataatggtcaacatatgagcatttaacggaaacttgcataataattggacaactagtgaaccaaaccgtataatcacagagggttatactaacatgtaactaggtccaaaagagGCTCTAAGGAAATCCTAAACTTGGCTAaagcgggtcagaactgaaagtcaaagcgaaagtcaaactatgcgactttcggttccaaaccgggtctaaacagaaaattgtcgagttgaacatgttgggacatgttcttacattaattaccaagttatattagtgatcaaacaggttgcatgtatcctacttTGTTAATTATGTATTATTTTGAATTTAggcattttgttgactttttgaaataagctttgactcgacaatttgcat
Above is a window of Helianthus annuus cultivar XRQ/B chromosome 14, HanXRQr2.0-SUNRISE, whole genome shotgun sequence DNA encoding:
- the LOC110885283 gene encoding uncharacterized protein LOC110885283, whose protein sequence is MHPFNRGFIPLRSSADPNQSGNPTRPVSPVPTRPSPFGSGFLDYNQQSPGFMNLLNQPLSWDPNLYGWNLNQNTDGMGSSQAFGSAQAFGSPLHEPDVVPETQPEVPDTQPETQKGKGKAKRPHKKKVETTTRVKKNVITWEPEEEYALTRAFIDVSEDPVISNNQSKTVFWNRIRELFFDLMGRGDEYRLPDSISGKWTDINKKCTNFQTVYQRLFSGWKSGSNDEDITQAALVEYTEANGHFPYMRCWQILRHSPKWATVSTPSGRSGNTRPSKRSKTNESGEPKTPTSDARNTDLNEDIPDDEPVEELPRPPGRKSRVKKPESSLMSMGMDMSNAFSEINKRLQDIHELGNKRLEENREVTEIIRDRQWAHDFEFYSKPHDHLTGKALKMALAQKERIEKKYNL